GCGAGATGCGGACGTCCGTGGCTTCGCGCAGGAGGACGGGGCTGCGGCTCACGACCGGTTCGGTGAGTTCCTCGTAGCCCCATTCCATCAGCCAGGGTGTGCGCCAGAGGCCGACGAGACGGCGCGAATAGCGGGAGAAGGACAGCGTCTGCGGCTCGGAGGTCTGGTTCCCCGACAGGCCCACCGCGGTGCCGGTGAAGCGCCGCAGCGTCGTGGGCGCCGGGACGCCGGCCACCGCCGCCGTGTCGACGGCCATGATGTGCATGGCCCGGTCGCCGCCGGTCCCCCGCACCTGGTAGAAGGCGACGCGGCCCTCGGCCAGGCATCCCGGCTTGTAGGCGCCGGCGGTCCAGGACGTGTTTAGGGTGTCGGTCAGGGCCACCGGCGAGCCGCCCGTGGCTTCCACGCGCCACACGTTGCCGCCGGGGGGGCCGTTGAAGATGACCAGGCGGTCGTCCTGGGTCCAGTCGGGGAAGGCGTCGTGCAGCCGGGCCGCGGCGGGGTCCACCAGGACCGTGGCCGCGACGTGGGCCCGGTCCGCCACGGGCCCGCCGTCCCCGCCGCCGCCGCAGCCGACGACGCCCAGCAGCGGGAGCGCCAGGGCCGACAACAGGGTACGCAAGCGTCGGTGGGTCACGGGTTACCTTTCCGGTGGCCCTATCGGCACGCCGGCGGCGGGTGTTGCAGTTCGCGTGCCAGTCCCGGTCCACAAGCTAACACGGAACCGCCGCCGGCGGTACTGCGGCCTCCGGCCCCGCCCGGACTCGTCCCGTGCCTCGTGGCGGCGGATATGGTAGGCTCCGACCGTTCCCGTCCGAACTGCGGTCCGAGCGAGAGGAGTGTCCCATGTTGCCGTTGAAGCGCATCCTCTGCCCCACGGACTTCAGCGAACCTTCCTACGCCGCGCTGAATGCCGCGATCGAGTTCGCCCAGTACTTCCGGGCCGAACTGAACTGGCTGCACGTCGTGGCGCCCGTGCCGATCATCGCGACCCCGGCCGAGGCCGCCGGCGTGGGCGGTCCGGCCGTGCCGTCGTCCGACCTCGGCGGCGAGATGCTGCGCGGGGCCCAGACGATGATCGCCGAAGCGGCCCGCGATCGCATCCCGTCAGCGGTGGACCTGCACCTGCTCGTGCGGCGGGGGGACCCCGCGCACGAGATCCTGGCGGCGGCGGCCGATCTGGAGGCCGACGCCATCATCATCGCCACGCACGGCCGGACCGGCTGGCGGCGGCTGCTGTTCGGTTCCGTGGCCGAAACGGTGTTCCGCGGCGCCGCCTGCCCCGTGCTGACGATCCGGGCGCCCCGCGACGCCGCGGTCGACGGCGACGAGCCCGACCGGCTGTCCGAGCGGGCCTGAGCGGCCATCCGCGAGAATTTGCCAAGAGCGGCGAACCCGCGGCAGCGGCCGTGCGTCTCTGTGGTCAGGTGACCCGCACGGGGCCGCCGACGGTGCCGCTCCGGCGCGGCGACGAGGGAGAGGGACGATGGAACTGGCCAACCTGCTGGAAAGCTGCCGAGCCGGCGACGAACTCGCCTGGGAGATGCTGGTCCGGCAGACCCAGTCCCGCGTCTTCGGGATCGCCATGACCTACGTCCGCGACCGCGACGAGGCCCGCGACCTCTCCCAGGACATCTTCGTGCGGATCTACCGCAACCTCGACGGCTGCAAGGACGCCGACCGGTTCCTGCCCTGGCTGGTGCGCATCTCCCGCAACGCCTGCATCGACCACCTGCGCCGCCGCAAGGCGCGGCCCCCGGCCCGGGACATCCCGGCCGAGGAGGCGCTGCGGCTGGTCGCGCCGGACGAGGCGCCCGACGAGGAGATGGAGCGCCAGGCCCGCCGCCGCGTGGTCGAGACGGCGCTGCACTCCCTGAGCGAGATCAACCGCGAGATCATCCTGCTGAAGGACATGCAGGGCCTCGCCCTGGAGGAGATCGCCCGCTTGCTGAACCTGCCCCTGGGCACGGTGAAGTCGCGCTCCAGCCGGGCGCGGCTGGAACTGGCCAAGGCCGTGCAGGACCTGATGGGGCCCGCGGGCGCGGAGGCGACGGCATGAACACGCGCTGCACGGCATGGGAAGCCCTCCTGGACGCGTACCTCGACGGTGCGCTCGAAGGGCGCGACGAAACCTTCTTCCGGTCCCACGCGGCCGCCTGCGACCGTTGCCGGGACCTGCTGCGCCTGGTCTCTGCGGACCTGCCCGCCCTGGCCGTCGAGGAAGAGGCCCCGCGGCTGGCCGACAGCGTGATCGCCGTGACTTCGGGCCCCGCCTGCGGCAGGGCGGAGGCGCTGCTGGGCGCGCGGCCGGACGGCGGGCTCTCCGCGGACGAGACCCTCCTGCTGCTGGGGCATCTCGAACATTGCCCGCCGTGCGCCGACCTGGCCCGGGCTCTGGACGTCGCCCTGGCGACCGTGCGGGACCTCGCCGAACCCGAGCTGGACCTGGCGTTCACCTACGACGTCCTGCGGGCGACGTCGGCCACGCGGGCGCGCAAGCGCGGCGGCGCGCTGCCCCGCCTGTCGGATCGTCTCGGCGCGTGGTGGCAGGGCCAGGCGGCCCGGCCCCAGTTCCCCTGGGAAGTCGCGTTCGCCGCCACGGTGGTCCTGGTCCTGCTGTTCGGGACGCCGCTCTCCCCGGCGCGGCGCGCCCCGGCCCGGGCCCTGGCCGCGGTCCAGGCCAGCCCCGCCTGGATGATCGACACCGCCGGCGAGCTGACCGGCGTCGCGGGTGCGGGGATCGGCGCCGTGCAGCAGGACGTGACCGAGCGCCGCAACCGCACCGCGCCGGACCGGGCCGACCTCCTGCGTCACGGCCGGGAGGCGGGCGCGGCCCTCCTGCACGGCGATCTCGACGCGGCCGCGGCGCGCCTGCGGGCCGTGGGCGGGGACCTGACGCAGCTATGGCGCGACTGGCGCGGCGGGGAGCCCGACGCCGGCGACTGATTCTGTACGTGGACGGATGCAACGCGAGCCAAGGAGAGAACCATGGATCAGACACACGACACCCGGCAGCCGGCCTTCACCCCGGACTCGCCCCACGCCCCGCCGCCGCCGCCGGTCCCGCCCGTCTACACGCGGCGCGACCTGCCCCTGAAGTCCGCACCCTTCGCGGTCATCCTGTCGGTGCTGATGCCCGGTCTCGGCTACGTGTACCTGGGCTACTTCCGGCAGGCCGTGACCACGGTCGTGATCTTCGCCTCGCTGATCACGGCGCTGGCCTCCGGCGCCGCCGACGGCATCGAGCCGCTGTTCGGGATCTTCCTGGCCTTCTTCTACTTCTACCAGCTGGTGGACTCCGGCCGCCGGGCCACGATCTTCAACCAGGCGATCGAGGCCGGCTACGCCGGCGGCGTGCCCGCCGACTTCGCCCTGCCCGACGCCGGCGGCATGCTCTTCGGCGGCATGGTCCTGCTGGCCATCGGCGTGGTGGCCCTGCTCAACACGGTCCTGGACGTGGAGCTCGAGTGGCTGAAGGACTGGTGGCCCGTCGGCCTGATCGCCGCCGGCGGCTGGCTGGTCGTCCGCTCGCGCCGGGACAGGACCCCGCGCCGGGACTGACAGCACGGGAATCGCCACCGCAGGCGCCCCCGCCGCCGGGCAGGGGCGCCTGCGGCGTTCCCGCGCCGATTCGGGCTATAGGCGCGTCTCCTGCGGTCGATGACACGGACGAAGGCTTCGGTCCTGGGAGGTCGCCTCCCCACGATCGTTGGTGAAAATCGTTCGTGCCCGACCACGGAGAGCCATGATCCGC
The sequence above is a segment of the bacterium genome. Coding sequences within it:
- a CDS encoding universal stress protein gives rise to the protein MLPLKRILCPTDFSEPSYAALNAAIEFAQYFRAELNWLHVVAPVPIIATPAEAAGVGGPAVPSSDLGGEMLRGAQTMIAEAARDRIPSAVDLHLLVRRGDPAHEILAAAADLEADAIIIATHGRTGWRRLLFGSVAETVFRGAACPVLTIRAPRDAAVDGDEPDRLSERA
- a CDS encoding sigma-70 family RNA polymerase sigma factor; amino-acid sequence: MELANLLESCRAGDELAWEMLVRQTQSRVFGIAMTYVRDRDEARDLSQDIFVRIYRNLDGCKDADRFLPWLVRISRNACIDHLRRRKARPPARDIPAEEALRLVAPDEAPDEEMERQARRRVVETALHSLSEINREIILLKDMQGLALEEIARLLNLPLGTVKSRSSRARLELAKAVQDLMGPAGAEATA
- a CDS encoding zf-HC2 domain-containing protein; translation: MNTRCTAWEALLDAYLDGALEGRDETFFRSHAAACDRCRDLLRLVSADLPALAVEEEAPRLADSVIAVTSGPACGRAEALLGARPDGGLSADETLLLLGHLEHCPPCADLARALDVALATVRDLAEPELDLAFTYDVLRATSATRARKRGGALPRLSDRLGAWWQGQAARPQFPWEVAFAATVVLVLLFGTPLSPARRAPARALAAVQASPAWMIDTAGELTGVAGAGIGAVQQDVTERRNRTAPDRADLLRHGREAGAALLHGDLDAAAARLRAVGGDLTQLWRDWRGGEPDAGD
- a CDS encoding DUF5668 domain-containing protein: MDQTHDTRQPAFTPDSPHAPPPPPVPPVYTRRDLPLKSAPFAVILSVLMPGLGYVYLGYFRQAVTTVVIFASLITALASGAADGIEPLFGIFLAFFYFYQLVDSGRRATIFNQAIEAGYAGGVPADFALPDAGGMLFGGMVLLAIGVVALLNTVLDVELEWLKDWWPVGLIAAGGWLVVRSRRDRTPRRD